The Leptospira noumeaensis genome has a segment encoding these proteins:
- a CDS encoding nucleoside 2-deoxyribosyltransferase: protein MQTIYLAGPDVFLANALEVLNKAKTLCASFGYRALTPFDGEVTDKQLLDRANQIFLENISIIDRSDIVIANCNPFRGACVDDGTSFEIGYAFAKRKIVFGYLNDKRSLPEIVNSRIPTKPHDSGYMIDNDGFLVNEDFGNSINLMLEFSMIHSGGSLVLGNLESVLKLLKTLS from the coding sequence ATGCAGACTATTTATCTTGCGGGCCCGGATGTTTTTCTGGCGAATGCTTTGGAAGTTCTTAATAAAGCGAAAACTCTCTGCGCATCATTTGGGTATCGTGCCTTAACTCCCTTTGATGGTGAAGTGACAGATAAACAATTACTTGATAGAGCAAATCAGATCTTTTTAGAAAACATTTCTATCATTGATCGTTCTGATATAGTCATTGCCAACTGTAATCCCTTTCGAGGCGCATGTGTTGATGATGGAACATCTTTCGAGATCGGTTACGCTTTCGCAAAAAGAAAAATAGTTTTTGGGTATTTGAATGATAAACGATCACTTCCTGAAATTGTAAACTCCAGAATTCCGACTAAGCCACATGATTCTGGTTATATGATAGATAATGATGGATTTTTGGTAAATGAAGATTTTGGAAATAGTATCAACTTAATGTTGGAATTTTCAATGATACATTCCGGAGGTAGCTTGGTTTTGGGAAATTTAGAGTCTGTTTTGAAACTTCTAAAAACTCTGTCATAA
- a CDS encoding TonB-dependent receptor plug domain-containing protein encodes MKISFQKTSGLKFPKVLYFSFVIFICLVFVGSDLFSQTTVGKEDSSGTTKQTKHGESGVQPNETNLDRTNMITVTGTRRKNLLKDSTITTEVLTRKDIDAMGARDLSQTLGNVPGIEVRPAQAGERGQTVRLQGLSAQNVLILVDGQRTTGRFSGSIDLTRFKAEDIERIEIVKGASSAIYGSDAIAGVINIITKEAQDPLYAEFRTLGGSGSEKYYGPYMEFRNYATVGAKSDKLSTLFTVGWHKGDGYDLTPDATPGPRNGRYASLAPGYNPYPANTSVVNSYLLATRLPNYSPPLESTSGSAFNDMNLSNKTVYHATDNLTLTGQFYYRYLDQTAVDASPPRTVYDRRNKTHDFMGAFNVDWVANQKINVNLNANYSRFQDLYTTDQRKADDLDSQQRTDNAVAEFRSRVDYKFSENHVTSVGAENLQDQISSARIAPDCRRTYPNVCFEDFNPELTRGQTINGNAYRFRNAFYVQDEWRVSDKPRIQIVPGVRYDHDSIYGGEWLPKLAIRYDVTDQFRFRAANGLGYRAPSFQDLYFNFLNPGVGYRVVGSSNLKPELSRSYNFGWEWDITKRIWYSSNLFHNNVDNLIGFRTNPVRDSSGLMVYQTSNYQKATTQGIESSINVRLTEILSTSVGYTYTDTRDELTKLPLEGRGPHRWNFSIRIDEKSSGLSLSVFAVVFGKQPYYCVKNPLWCNPDLPTNFDGLEAALNSQAQTNISNALGQLPTGVSDYCAENNLSYCTTSATYGYRMVNPHTNLNLRLSQRFFGHFQWFVGVDNVLDAWDLQYNPQRPRFFYFGLDGKFAFSEVKLTPAEPRVN; translated from the coding sequence ATGAAAATTAGTTTTCAAAAAACCTCGGGATTAAAATTCCCTAAGGTTCTCTACTTCTCCTTTGTAATTTTTATATGTTTAGTTTTCGTTGGTTCTGATTTATTCTCGCAGACTACTGTTGGAAAAGAAGACTCTTCAGGTACCACCAAACAAACAAAACATGGTGAATCGGGTGTGCAACCAAACGAGACAAATTTGGATCGTACAAATATGATTACTGTGACTGGAACCAGGAGGAAAAACCTATTAAAGGATTCCACAATTACAACTGAAGTTCTAACAAGAAAAGATATTGATGCAATGGGAGCAAGAGACTTATCTCAAACCTTAGGGAATGTTCCCGGAATTGAAGTGAGGCCTGCGCAAGCAGGGGAAAGAGGGCAAACAGTTCGATTGCAGGGCCTATCCGCACAGAATGTTCTCATCCTTGTGGATGGGCAAAGAACTACGGGTCGGTTCAGTGGGTCCATTGACTTAACTCGATTCAAAGCAGAAGACATTGAAAGAATTGAAATTGTTAAGGGAGCTTCTTCCGCTATTTATGGGTCGGATGCCATTGCCGGTGTCATCAATATCATTACCAAAGAAGCACAAGATCCTTTGTATGCTGAGTTTCGAACCTTAGGAGGTTCGGGAAGCGAAAAGTATTATGGGCCTTATATGGAGTTCCGAAACTATGCTACCGTTGGAGCAAAAAGTGATAAATTGTCTACACTCTTCACTGTCGGTTGGCATAAAGGAGACGGATATGATCTAACCCCAGATGCAACTCCCGGTCCAAGAAATGGAAGATATGCTTCCTTGGCACCAGGATACAATCCGTATCCAGCAAATACTTCTGTTGTTAATAGTTATTTATTAGCAACTCGCTTACCAAATTATTCACCACCGTTGGAGTCAACGTCGGGAAGTGCTTTTAATGATATGAATCTTTCGAATAAAACTGTTTATCATGCGACTGACAACTTAACACTCACAGGACAGTTTTATTATAGGTATTTGGATCAGACAGCCGTTGATGCTTCTCCTCCAAGAACGGTTTATGATCGAAGAAATAAAACTCATGATTTTATGGGTGCTTTTAATGTGGATTGGGTTGCGAATCAAAAGATAAATGTAAATCTGAACGCAAACTATTCTAGGTTTCAAGATTTATATACAACAGACCAAAGGAAGGCTGATGATTTAGACTCACAACAAAGAACAGATAATGCCGTTGCTGAGTTTCGATCTAGAGTAGATTATAAATTTTCAGAAAATCATGTAACTTCCGTTGGTGCCGAAAATTTGCAGGATCAGATTTCTTCAGCTCGTATTGCTCCCGATTGTCGTAGAACGTATCCCAATGTTTGTTTTGAGGATTTTAATCCGGAGTTGACAAGAGGACAAACTATCAATGGGAATGCCTATCGTTTTAGAAATGCATTTTATGTGCAAGATGAGTGGAGAGTTTCTGATAAACCTAGGATACAAATTGTCCCGGGAGTTCGTTATGATCATGATTCTATTTATGGTGGTGAATGGCTTCCTAAACTTGCCATTCGTTATGACGTAACAGATCAATTCCGTTTTAGGGCAGCTAATGGGCTTGGGTATCGAGCTCCCAGTTTTCAAGACTTGTATTTTAACTTTCTAAATCCAGGTGTAGGGTATCGCGTTGTGGGAAGTTCTAATCTCAAACCAGAACTTTCAAGAAGTTATAACTTTGGTTGGGAGTGGGATATCACAAAAAGAATTTGGTATAGTTCAAATTTATTTCACAACAACGTAGACAACTTGATCGGATTTAGAACGAATCCTGTGAGAGATTCGTCGGGCCTTATGGTTTACCAAACATCAAATTACCAGAAAGCCACTACGCAAGGAATTGAGTCCTCTATAAATGTTCGACTTACTGAAATTTTATCAACTAGCGTTGGTTATACTTATACGGATACCAGAGACGAGTTAACAAAACTCCCTCTTGAGGGAAGGGGGCCACATCGTTGGAATTTTAGCATTCGTATTGATGAAAAATCCAGCGGTTTGAGTTTGTCTGTGTTTGCAGTAGTGTTTGGAAAACAGCCTTATTATTGTGTTAAAAATCCTTTGTGGTGTAATCCGGATCTGCCTACCAATTTTGATGGTTTGGAAGCTGCTTTAAATAGTCAGGCGCAAACTAACATATCCAATGCGCTCGGTCAGCTCCCTACAGGGGTTTCAGACTATTGTGCAGAAAACAACCTCTCATATTGTACTACAAGCGCTACCTATGGATACCGAATGGTAAATCCTCATACAAATTTGAATTTACGGTTGTCACAAAGATTTTTTGGACATTTTCAATGGTTTGTTGGTGTAGACAATGTTTTGGATGCATGGGATTTACAATATAACCCTCAAAGGCCAAGGTTTTTTTATTTTGGTTTAGATGGTAAGTTTGCATTTAGCGAAGTCAAACTCACACCTGCTGAACCCAGGGTGAATTAA
- a CDS encoding FecCD family ABC transporter permease produces MKKKFLFIIFCICFAIFSAITSSFLGAMEIQWKDLFLSETLESRVFFELRLPRILLGLLVGGSLAWSGALAQGLFRNPIVDPGLIGITAGCALFAAIAIVLGSSIPFLHSIWSVVVFSFVGGVLFSFIIFFFAKSKGRTDVFSMLLSGIAVNAICISAIGVLSYFANEAQLRNLSLWNMGSLGGASWSLLKSFSCFFVLPLLASPFIAKQLNVFILGEREATHLGISIEILKTSIILLIGVSVGTCISIVGNIGFVGLAVPHIVRLAIGQDYRYLLVTTYILGGGLLCFADAICRVIIAPSEIPVGIATALLGAPFFLSLIRKRMHST; encoded by the coding sequence ATGAAGAAAAAGTTTCTCTTTATTATCTTCTGTATCTGCTTCGCCATTTTTTCTGCCATAACGTCCTCATTCCTTGGCGCAATGGAAATCCAATGGAAAGATTTATTCTTAAGTGAAACACTAGAGTCCCGAGTTTTTTTTGAACTTCGCCTACCAAGAATCCTTCTCGGACTTTTGGTAGGAGGATCACTTGCTTGGTCGGGAGCACTAGCACAAGGTTTATTTCGTAATCCAATCGTTGATCCTGGTCTTATTGGAATCACAGCTGGTTGTGCGCTCTTTGCTGCCATCGCCATTGTTCTTGGAAGTTCGATTCCTTTTTTACATTCCATTTGGAGTGTTGTTGTTTTTTCTTTTGTCGGCGGAGTTTTATTTTCCTTTATCATTTTCTTTTTTGCAAAATCAAAAGGAAGAACAGATGTTTTTTCCATGTTACTTTCAGGAATTGCAGTCAATGCCATTTGTATTTCTGCAATTGGTGTTTTGAGTTATTTCGCCAACGAAGCCCAACTTAGAAATCTTTCCCTTTGGAATATGGGAAGTCTTGGTGGAGCTTCCTGGAGTCTTTTAAAATCGTTTTCTTGTTTTTTTGTCTTACCACTTCTTGCCAGTCCTTTCATCGCAAAACAATTGAACGTTTTTATATTAGGAGAACGAGAAGCCACTCATCTCGGTATATCCATAGAAATATTAAAAACATCCATCATCCTATTAATAGGCGTTAGTGTAGGAACCTGTATTTCCATTGTAGGCAACATTGGATTTGTTGGTTTGGCTGTTCCACATATCGTAAGACTAGCGATTGGACAAGACTATAGATACCTTCTAGTCACTACCTATATACTCGGAGGTGGCTTACTTTGTTTTGCCGATGCAATTTGTCGAGTGATCATCGCCCCATCTGAAATTCCCGTAGGGATCGCCACTGCCCTCCTCGGCGCACCATTCTTTCTTAGTTTAATTAGAAAAAGGATGCACTCCACATGA
- a CDS encoding HmuY family protein, whose translation MTIKSNFQTFKHFTFVILLFISFFTDCSLKQNSSDDSSALLLLVAGGVESGGIPCTVVPANAVNTTGTYTTVVNATSSCNWVYVSLKSNGVKVESTAQWDIALKRYNIQTNGGTSGAGSGGACKSGSTNFASSFTGAECTAVVDVRLSSSGGGPVTASSESINPVMAAPLDLTPMPAGYGAWYTYSDTILTAKSDVFIITGSDGSKYAIQMLDYYSAAGTSGNPKFQWKKL comes from the coding sequence ATGACAATAAAATCAAACTTCCAAACATTTAAACATTTCACATTCGTAATCTTATTATTCATTTCATTTTTTACTGATTGTTCGTTAAAACAAAATAGCAGTGATGATTCATCAGCTTTATTGTTGTTGGTCGCAGGGGGAGTAGAAAGCGGTGGTATCCCTTGCACTGTAGTCCCTGCTAACGCAGTGAACACAACGGGGACTTATACAACAGTGGTCAATGCAACTTCAAGTTGTAATTGGGTCTATGTCAGTTTAAAATCAAACGGAGTTAAGGTAGAGTCTACTGCACAATGGGATATTGCATTAAAAAGATATAATATTCAGACAAATGGTGGAACCAGCGGAGCTGGGAGTGGTGGCGCATGTAAGTCAGGTTCTACAAATTTTGCTTCCTCGTTTACAGGTGCAGAGTGTACGGCAGTTGTAGATGTTAGACTTTCTTCTTCGGGAGGAGGCCCCGTGACTGCTTCTTCCGAAAGTATCAACCCTGTGATGGCAGCCCCCCTTGATTTGACACCGATGCCCGCAGGATACGGTGCTTGGTACACTTATTCAGATACAATTTTAACTGCTAAATCTGATGTTTTCATCATCACCGGAAGTGATGGTTCGAAATATGCAATTCAGATGTTGGATTATTATAGTGCAGCGGGAACTTCAGGAAATCCAAAGTTTCAATGGAAAAAATTATAA
- the recD gene encoding exodeoxyribonuclease V subunit alpha has translation MKQRELLYLEIAKEIISYFPHIPKDHENLIAKLVETNQNGDLYLSSFDSPAIINFKSQFPFHLETAGDEKRLFFQKTYKEKLHFELAIKRLLTNRKNDHISITLDPTNIEPMISMLESYFRNPLAMEQKQAVIESITGLFRVIAGGPGTGKTTVVSFILKLLDELARLPHPSRIALVAPTGRAAQRLTESIQKNLSFFPNTNELTSSLRGQTVHNLLKIFPNDPKPYYGEKRYLPFDLIIMDETSMVDLKLMNLFLDSISDDTHLILLGDPNQLPSVGQGEVLADLLKELRKQGQFVSELKTNHRSSASSEFSIFAELVKDSFEKTNTNPEFPTPKVIEPNQMNKADDFIWLQKEKPIPTNPSVYHDWKGDDLIQFLWKDFFLPTAIKSLDFQWQIEDLLNPENKNRLDELISEYRCLTILRNGYYGIDSIQTRILNLAKKQLTSQNNSPNIEYRHLAKSFYFQGMPIIIKRNDQIRKLFNGDIGLVLKINSELRAVFPIENRLYSFALDTLPEHEAAFFLTVHKSQGSEYNTILLYLPPIFSFDSDSEEIPLLNRRILYTAVTRAKKKVILMGDYQTWNLGLTTFRKRNTGVEL, from the coding sequence ATGAAACAAAGAGAATTGCTTTATTTAGAAATCGCAAAAGAAATCATCTCATACTTTCCCCACATACCCAAAGATCATGAAAATTTAATTGCAAAACTTGTTGAAACAAATCAAAACGGAGATCTCTATTTATCTTCATTCGATTCTCCTGCGATTATAAATTTTAAAAGCCAGTTTCCATTCCATTTAGAAACGGCTGGGGACGAAAAAAGACTTTTTTTTCAAAAAACATACAAAGAAAAACTGCACTTTGAATTGGCAATCAAACGTTTATTAACAAACCGTAAAAATGACCATATATCTATTACCCTTGATCCTACAAATATAGAACCAATGATTTCAATGTTGGAATCATACTTTAGGAATCCACTGGCAATGGAACAAAAACAAGCAGTGATTGAATCAATCACCGGACTTTTTCGCGTCATTGCAGGAGGTCCAGGAACAGGGAAAACCACCGTTGTTTCATTCATATTAAAGTTGTTAGATGAACTCGCAAGATTGCCACACCCAAGTCGAATTGCCCTTGTTGCACCTACAGGCAGAGCTGCTCAAAGGCTTACAGAATCCATTCAAAAAAATTTGAGTTTTTTCCCGAACACGAATGAACTGACTTCTTCTTTAAGAGGACAAACTGTTCACAATCTTTTAAAGATATTCCCAAACGACCCAAAACCGTATTACGGAGAAAAACGGTATCTTCCATTTGATCTCATTATCATGGATGAAACATCAATGGTGGATTTAAAACTGATGAATCTTTTTTTGGATTCAATCAGTGACGATACGCATTTAATTTTACTCGGAGATCCAAACCAACTGCCATCCGTAGGGCAAGGAGAAGTTTTAGCAGACTTACTGAAAGAACTAAGAAAACAAGGACAGTTTGTTTCTGAATTAAAAACCAATCATCGATCTTCGGCTTCTTCAGAGTTCAGCATATTTGCAGAACTTGTAAAAGATTCTTTTGAAAAAACAAATACAAATCCCGAGTTCCCTACTCCAAAAGTAATAGAACCTAATCAAATGAACAAGGCGGATGATTTCATCTGGTTACAGAAAGAAAAACCAATTCCTACCAATCCTTCTGTTTATCACGACTGGAAAGGTGACGACCTCATTCAATTTTTATGGAAAGATTTTTTTCTTCCCACCGCGATCAAGTCTTTGGATTTTCAATGGCAGATAGAAGATCTCTTAAATCCCGAGAATAAAAATAGGTTAGATGAATTAATTTCCGAATACCGGTGTTTGACTATTTTAAGAAACGGGTATTACGGAATCGATTCTATACAGACGAGGATTTTAAATCTCGCAAAAAAACAACTTACATCGCAAAATAACTCGCCAAACATAGAATACAGGCATTTGGCTAAATCTTTTTACTTCCAAGGAATGCCTATCATCATCAAAAGGAATGATCAAATTAGAAAACTTTTTAATGGTGATATTGGCCTTGTATTAAAAATTAACTCTGAACTTAGAGCAGTATTTCCTATCGAAAATCGTTTGTATTCTTTTGCTTTGGACACCTTACCCGAACATGAAGCGGCATTCTTTTTGACCGTTCACAAAAGCCAAGGATCCGAATACAATACCATCTTATTGTATCTCCCCCCAATCTTTTCTTTTGATTCCGATTCCGAAGAAATCCCCCTACTCAATCGTAGGATACTCTATACCGCAGTAACAAGAGCCAAAAAAAAAGTAATCCTTATGGGGGACTACCAAACTTGGAATTTAGGCCTAACAACATTTCGAAAAAGAAATACAGGCGTTGAGTTATGA
- a CDS encoding heme ABC transporter ATP-binding protein produces MTIQAIDLNFSIGSKQILSKIELEIQPGELHVLIGRNGAGKSTLFHLLCGDIRPEKGNIYLDGIPLNSYSKNQLAKLRAVLTQETAITFPIHSEAVIALGRHPHVTDTRRDKEIVQTCLKITDSIEQKDQNYATLSGGERQKINFGRILAQAWETPPRYIFLDEPVSALDIPNQYKTLNICRHMANQGYAVFMILHDLNLAAQYADKVTLLHKGSIVKSGDPNEVLTIENLETAFGIKTRILNAPEGNFIIPEIIGESI; encoded by the coding sequence ATGACAATCCAAGCAATCGACCTAAACTTTTCCATAGGTTCAAAACAAATTCTCTCTAAAATTGAATTAGAAATTCAACCTGGTGAACTTCATGTTCTGATCGGACGTAATGGTGCCGGGAAATCAACCTTATTCCATTTGTTATGCGGTGATATTCGTCCAGAAAAAGGGAACATATACTTAGATGGAATTCCACTGAACTCCTATTCAAAAAACCAATTAGCCAAATTAAGAGCCGTACTCACACAAGAAACAGCCATCACCTTCCCCATTCATTCTGAAGCAGTGATTGCTCTGGGTCGCCATCCACATGTGACAGATACAAGGAGAGACAAGGAAATAGTCCAAACTTGTTTAAAGATTACTGATTCAATCGAACAAAAAGATCAAAACTATGCAACATTGTCTGGAGGTGAAAGGCAAAAGATTAACTTCGGAAGGATTTTGGCACAGGCCTGGGAAACTCCTCCTCGTTATATATTCCTAGATGAACCAGTATCAGCTTTAGATATCCCCAACCAATATAAAACCCTCAACATTTGTAGGCATATGGCAAACCAAGGATATGCCGTGTTTATGATCTTACATGATCTAAACCTTGCAGCTCAGTATGCAGATAAAGTAACGCTACTGCACAAGGGAAGTATTGTTAAATCGGGGGACCCAAACGAAGTATTAACCATCGAAAATTTAGAAACCGCATTTGGGATCAAAACAAGAATCCTAAATGCTCCAGAAGGTAATTTTATCATTCCAGAAATCATAGGAGAATCAATATGA
- a CDS encoding heme/hemin ABC transporter substrate-binding protein — protein MFLSSATNAETNQRIVSVNGTTTEIIYALKLESQLVAVDSTSYYPKQALALVNVGYQRTLATEGILNVKPTQIIGLESAGPPATIQNLKDAKIPLLLFPDEFKLETPVTRVLEIGKLFGKQKEAENLAKSIREQIQKLKLNKTNVKVLFIYSRNPSSVYISGTGTAAHSMIELSGAKNAISEFTEYKPLTSEALVKANPDIILMPEKSAQGFGGEKAIWEINGMELTRAGKEKNLIILDDLLLLGFGPRLPIALKTLNDRWKQLE, from the coding sequence ATGTTTCTCTCATCCGCTACAAATGCGGAAACAAACCAACGAATTGTTTCTGTAAATGGCACAACGACTGAAATCATTTATGCACTCAAACTGGAAAGCCAATTGGTTGCGGTAGATTCTACCTCATATTACCCCAAACAAGCGTTAGCCCTTGTAAACGTCGGTTACCAAAGAACTTTAGCAACAGAAGGAATTTTAAATGTTAAACCAACACAAATCATTGGATTAGAGTCAGCTGGTCCACCAGCAACCATTCAAAATTTAAAAGATGCAAAGATTCCTCTTTTATTATTCCCAGATGAGTTTAAACTAGAGACTCCCGTTACCCGAGTGTTAGAGATTGGAAAGTTATTCGGCAAACAAAAAGAAGCTGAAAACTTAGCGAAATCCATTCGAGAACAAATCCAGAAATTAAAATTGAATAAAACTAACGTGAAAGTTTTGTTCATTTATTCAAGAAACCCAAGTTCTGTTTATATATCTGGAACTGGAACCGCGGCTCATTCCATGATTGAACTTTCTGGAGCCAAAAACGCAATAAGCGAATTTACAGAATACAAACCTCTTACCAGTGAGGCACTTGTAAAAGCCAATCCCGATATCATTCTTATGCCAGAGAAATCAGCACAAGGATTCGGCGGAGAAAAAGCCATTTGGGAAATTAATGGCATGGAACTCACTCGAGCCGGCAAAGAAAAAAATCTAATTATTTTGGATGATTTACTTTTACTTGGATTCGGACCAAGGCTTCCTATCGCTCTAAAAACACTCAATGATCGATGGAAACAGCTGGAATGA